The window AAACacccaattaaaaaaatgttcatattttttaattgtttgatacACGTCAAATTTTAATGGAAGTCCAAAACTTTAACCCAAgctcaaattatatttatgtttttttttgctataggatttcaaaaaaaaaaaaaaaaaaaaaaaaaaaaattggggaGCCTCCCTCCTTacctacattttttaattttgttccaCCAAAATTGTGAATTTATAAAATCCACGTAAGTATcgtatacttttatttatattgcaTATATTattcgttttttcttttcttttcttttaaggatGATACTTTTCTTGATCTTTGACCAATAATGTAATAGGAAAATTGATTCTCCATTTTATTCCTTAATCTTTGggatttttgttaaatatcatataatctTACCCTAGATGGAAacacttttctttatttatgtacactcaaaattcaaattaactaTTAAGTCAATCTTTTTcgagattaaaataatattttggtctatgtactttcaaatttatttaattttaattcttatgttccttttaaaaaaccaatcttaaatttagttcaaaatgctaatttattgtttattctttgttttttaaaaattattatcaataatatttttattataaaattttattttattttcttgggTGAAAACTATTAAGTAAAAACTACtgaattttaagatttaacaAAACTATAAAGACTAAATCCaacaattaaaagtataaaaattaaaactgagCAAACTCGAATGTAAGCTAAGAGCTACTTCAATCAACATAGTCATAAGGTTAGGTCGTTGATGGTGTTGCCTAAATGTGGATTATTGGACATCCTCCTTTGGTATTGGTTTGTAAATCGTTGTAAGGTGtgattatgtattatttatttttagaagaaaaagtagtCCGTTAATAGAACATTTGACggaatatattttatttatttaaaggaaaaataccTTCTTAATCTTAATATGTAAGAAgccttgagagagagaaaagcctgtgaagtaattttttattttaaataatattttgatttttctaatttaaaatgtatgtatatttatggtaaataatagaaaaatatttaggaacctttcaaacatattcttaaaaattcatttagaaATTGGTGACACATATGTATAGGTTAAAAATGTGTCAAAAAGAGGTAAATACACTTATGTTATAGGTATCTATTTGGTCCATAAGATTAGTTTTAATCTCGGTTTTTGAATAACGCAGTTTAAAATGAACTGTGACCCCTTACAGAATTGTAAAAGGTTGGAGGTGGATTTACTTGTCAATTTTGATTAGAAcactaaaatcaaattaactaaaaactTTGTAAGTTAAAAGTTgagatacaaaatatttaagaaagaagaaagtttttttttaaaagaaaacttattCTACATTTTGAGGTTGGAGCTGTTAATTTACCACtcgaaaaaaacaaacatatttcttttcttgaaatgcagtaattaattaattaatttttttttaaaaaaaagtaaaatttaagatgaaaaaaagattaagaaatCTTGATGAAGACAGCATGCTTTTACAAAAGAGTTCACCGTTGTCCAATAattcagaaaaataaatcaaatggaGCAACTAAAGGACAATCTAGAAAAACCCTAACCCCGTCGCGACACGTTGGTTTCCGGCGAGATGAAACGCCGTTGGAGGAGGCAATTCTTGGTGGTTTCCAATGAGATGAAACGACGACGACGTCATCGGCTGCGGCGGCGGCGGTAGCGCTGGCAACAGAGGCCCTCCAATTCTTACTGCTGTCAGTTTTTCAACTCTCTCCGCCACTTTGGCTCTCAAATCCATCAATGCTGATCGGAAATCTTTCAGTTCCTCCAATCGCAACCCTTCCACCGCCTCCTGCCACCAAAATCCGCCGTTCTTCCTCGAATCCTCGGCCGCGCGAATCAATTCCGCCGCTCGTTTCTTCTCTGCCTCAAACTCCAATGCACAATCAGCGAAATCACGATTAAACTCCGCTACAGGAATGTAACTCTCCGCTGGCTTCGGCGGCGACAAATTTCCGGTGAGATAACGATCCAAAAGCACATCGACATCAGGATGACCGAAACAAAAAAGCTTATCATTGGGAGAGAAGACGATAATGGCTACCTCTGCTCCACAAAGAACGGAGAGCTCGCCAGCTTTCTTGAAAAGTCCGGCACGACGTTTCGAAAACGTGACTTGTTTGCTGCTCttcttttctaacttttttatttctatctttTGACGGCCGAGAGTTTTTTTCATCGGAATGGTGTTTAATTTCTCCATTGAAGATGACGTCCGAGCTTGTGGTTATATAGAaagttatatgtatatatatatatatatatatcggaaatttccaaaatcaaaggactataataatttgattggaGATTCTGATTTGGAAAATATGGAATCAAATTTTGTCCTAACATGGTATCACGATAAAAGCCTTAAAAAGGGTAAAGCCCACCTTTTCTATACTCAAAGAACCCACGTTTTCATCCCTTCATCtgttaacacttttttttttctttttctgaaatattttgttcctttttgcCTAATGTAATTAATATGATCATGTAGGGGTTCACTTCTGAaatgatttcattttcaattttctcttccttttgtaaattaatcAAAAGCATGTTGCTAGAGATGTGATCTGATCACCAATGGCTAACCCTACAACCACCGCCTGGCGTCGCCACCACTTCTGATGACTGCTGCTgcaaaattcttttaaaatacttcaaatatataacaaatcatatttctaaaaatactaatccttttttttttcttctctctcttttattttaaaaataattttaatattttactatgtATATGATAATTTATCTTGCATGGACAATTGACAGGTTCGGAATTAAATGACTGTAGACTTATTTGATGAGGTTCTGATGCCTCGAAATTAGGTTGGGGGCATAAATTGAGGGCATGAATTAGtaatataaatttctaatgcttgtgtttgtgtgttggttttgaatttctagatttagtttttttttttttttatgaattgtataatctaaatttatggtgtataaaatatttaattgatttttttaatattttgtacatGTGATTCAATTTCTTGACTTATTGATTTTCATGACAAtaatgcaaaacaaaaaattttaacatttaataacaataattttgattatagtTGCATTAACATAAATgatctaattagaaatattacAAACTATTCATAAGATATAACAAGTTATGTAATTGGATGAAGTTTACAAAAGTCCCAGTTAAGCAAAACATCAAAAAGCGTTTAATTAGCTAGTTTTCAAGATAAGCATAGCAAAAGGATCTTACAAAAACGAAAGTCAAATAGAGTTACATTTACATTTAGTGATAATTATGTgtcaaaaatgataaaacaaatatgaaaaagaaagttttaatgtgttcatttacttttattttttgaaccaaaatgtaccattacattttctattttttatttgaggaataatttttcttttaattttacatatataaaatataaaaaaatctatgttTATTTGCTCAAAACAGTAAGAAATTATACTAACTATTTTGACTAAAAAAATCGTATTTAATACATACAATTATAAACaaacttgtaatattttttttagtaaaaccaactcaaattattttaatctttaattcatttgaCTTGTCATGTAAAATTATAGTagtaattttggaaaatatattaaaataaaagtgaaagtactagtttaaatttgagaactCTTCATTTACCCCACATAGGAAGCAAACACGAGCTTGACATCAAATGTCAAGTCCATCTAATATCCAATAAGTCAAACAACCCCCTAAAGTTATTTCTTGGCAAATTATGTCAAGGAGGCCCTAATCAATTGTAACCACGCTTTTCCACTGACATGTGACATCCGAGTAAACCCCTCTGTAAGACCATAACAGTCGAAGATATTTCTAGTTTTCACATGTCCCATCCGTGCACTCCTAGCTTTCCTTTTTAGATAAGTGCgagaatgacaaaatattggataaaaaactgaaaaattgcaaaattttaaaatattaaaattgatggcAAAATTGCcagacatttttttattttcttttttaccgATTATAGCTCTTTACAGAGGaaaattctttttcaacatatacaatgtatttgtataaattaaaaatgatacaTGATATCATAGATTCACGGACGAGTGTATTTACAAAcgtttagttttgaaaaatctaaactaaatttttattttcaggCTAGATAAGATTGCACCAACATCCGCTAGATATATGCCTCCAATATAAACCAGATTTTCAGATTTTTAGGTTTCAAATCGATTGATTACCATTTTTCTTAgacatttttccttttattcctTTTGTTCCCGTTATCCTATTTTTGATGATTTTCCAACTAAAAGCGAAAGTCTCTCCTCCTTCGTTACAAATATCCACTCCCAACGTAACTCGGCAAAATGATCTCCTCCTTCGTTACAAATATCCACTCCCAACATAACTCGGGCAAAATGATGGCGATTCCACAGGAGTTCTTGCCTTCACCCAAAACCATTCCATCGTTGATGGCATCACTCACCGCCTCCGCAGTGCTCTTCCGAACCTTCTACAACGAGCTAATTCCCGATGCGGTTCGGGACTATTTCGTCTCACGGCTCCATGATTTCTACACCCGTTTCTCCTCCCAATTAATCATCGTTATCGAAGAACTTGATGGGCTTACTGTCAACCAAATGTTTGATGCAGCTAATGTATATTTGGGCACAAAGGTCTCTTCGTCCACACGAAGGATTAAAGTCCACAAGCcacaaaaagagaaggaattaGCCGTCACCATAGACAGGAATCAAGAACTCATTGACATATTCCAAGGTGTCAATTTCAAGTGGGTTTTGGTTTCTTCCCGTATTGAGAGACCAATTTCAAGTAAGAATCGCAATGCTAATGTGCATGAGCACTCAGATGTTAGACATTTCGAACTAAGCTTTCACAAGAAACATAGGGAAATGGCACTGAGATTCTATCTTCCACATATTCTACGAGAAGCAAATACCATTGGAGATGAGAAGAAAGCCATGAAGCTCCATACAATAGATTACAATGGGACTCATTACTGGGGTTCAATCGATCTCAATCATCCAGCAACATTTGACACTATAGCCATGAATCCTGAAACTAAGAAGGCATTGATCGATGATCTCAATACGTTTATTGAGAGGAAAGAGTATTATAGAAGAGTAGGAAGGGCTTGGAAACGTGGGTATTTGTTATATGGACCACCAGGAACAGGGAAATCAAGCTTGATTGCGGCCATGGCTAACTATCTGAAGTTCGACATTTATGATATGGATTTAAAGGAAGTCCAATACAATTCAGATTTAAGAAGGTTACTGATTGGTACTGGAAACCGTTCAATATTAGTAATTGAGGATATTGATTGTTCTATTGAGCTGCAAGACAGAAGTTCAGattcaaaaaatcaaaccaaatctaCAGAGGATGAAAAGGTACTAGATTCCTGACtaagtattttttaatctaaagcTTCGTGACATATTGAGGATGCTGCTGATCAAATTGTTTATTGCATTTAGATTACTCTGTCTGGATTATTGAACTTCATTGATGGCCTATGGTCAAGCTGTGGAGACGAGCGGATAGTGGTATTCACCACAAACCACATGGACCGGTTGGATCCGGCATTGTTGAGACCTGGGCGTATGGATATGCACCTGCATATGTCTTACTGCGACTTCGGTGGTTTCAAGATATTAGCATATAATTACCTCTTAATTCAGGAACATCCCctctttgaaaaaattaaagagttcTTGAATAAAGTTGAGGCAACACCTGCTGAATTAGCTGGTGAGCTGATGAAGAGTGATGACACCATAAGTTCACTTCAAGGAATCATTCAACTCCTCCATGATAAGCAAGAGAAAACTCGACTGTCAGACCTCAGAATAAACTCAGGGAAAGCTTAGATTTGCTGTTACTGATACCCCCCTTGAAATCAACTAGAAATTTACTTACCAAGATTTTTTAACACTTGATATTCGAAATGAGAGTATATTTCTGCTTTTATGTCTCCTCATTTATGAATCTTTCTCTCTTGCCACTCCAATAAGTAGCCGAATggaattatttttacaatccGAGTTTGTATTTAAAGCATGGAAAGCACTGCAGGCATCTCGGAAACTGATTTGTATGTACTATCTTAGATGCAGTTGTGGCTCCTTTGAATTCCTCATCCTTTTCTACAGCTTCAAGTTGTCGAAGTTCTTCACTCTTAACTTTTGTTTGCTTCTCAACCAGTTCTAATCTGTATTAGTCTCTCTCTCGTTTTGCTCTTATAATTACATTAGTCTCTTCTAAGTTATACCAGTACAGAGTACTATTGAAGCGAGAATCTGACTCGAGCTCATTTTGATTTGCAATTTCTCAAGTTCAAGGAAGACGAAGGTTCGATTACAGAATTAACAAGACAACAGTTAATACTGCAATCGACTTCTGGAAGTACAAAATCTTCAACATCATGAACACAGACATAATAAATTGAATCTATAATGGTAGAGACTAATTTTATCTTCCGCATTGCAATCGTGCAGATTCATAGTTATCGATATTTATACTCAGGACAGACAAGCACAGGGTTATTGTTGGCCCTCATTTTCGGTTGGTAGTATTATGAATATCAATATCTCTTAtctaatattatttctttctcatattgatttttctttcatcagTATGAGAAGCTATTTCTTCATGAAGCTTTCCAACATATATGgacctacttttttttttaatttcatttttagggataattaaattataaaacaccATTGGTAATCCATCCGACTTTTAGACTACCATACAAATAATTAGTTATTGTAAAAACATTCACCATGTTGTGGTCATTACAAATTAACAACTCCAGATAGAATTCCCAAgttatttcttaaaagaacTGTTcgaaaatactttttattaagaaaataataataataaaaataaacttgttGAAGTAcgaacaaattaaaacatttaaacaaGTAGTCAAATCTGTTTACCAATTAGAAAATATACAAACATaggaataaaacaaaagaaaaattattatcttCCGTCTTAAGACTTTTTGTAAAACAGTTTATCATGCAAATATTTACGAGCTGTCCTATAGGTTGTACATCTGTGTCCTTAGTTCTATAAAGATCCAGAATATCCAGTTTTCACCCTTTGGTCCTTTCACATCATTTTGCAATTcatttattcctttttctaCGTTAATTCTGGGTATAATTTGATGGAAAAGACATCACCATTTCAAGGATGAACAACAGTGGTTAAACTAAAAGGATCAtcttttgataaataatatatacctATCTTATACAATGGGACTCTTGGCGATCATGTCACTGCTATAAATAAGCAATGTAGTTCATTCACAAATTCTATCTTTGTGATTGTGGAACATCAAAGCAAATTGGTTATTTCATGCATTTTTCACAAATAACGCATCCAATGACCCAAAACCACCAAATTCtatctacatatatatatatagatatgtaTATTCACAGAGTTGCTAAATACATAATGCAAGTAGAAGAGGCCAGAGGTAATGTAGTTCACCCACGCAAACCGACCTCAGCCATGAACAATTCCGTTCTATGTACAGGTATGCTATCTCCAGGAGTAACTGAAACAGAAACAGCAAGCACTTTTCGGTCTATTATCTTATTTCCACCAAGAGAAAAGGTGAGACAGAAATATAGAAAGCGTAAGACCCATCAACATCTCAGTTAATACAGGAGAATAAATGGGCTTCTGTACCTCTTGTTATGCCAAATTCCTCCTAGCCCTCAGGAGATTGAGCTTGTCCCTCCATTGAGCTGAAACAAGGTCATCCATGAAAACCAAAGGTATATTACTCAACACAAAAAGTTAACGAACTCCAATATTGATGGGGtgtttttgtcctaaaacagcACTTGACTAAACAGAATCCCTCCGACAATTTTTTAGAACCATCCAAAACAGAAGGCATTTTGTTTGTGGTTGGAAAAGTATATCCCACATAAAGCAACTAATTACTTTTGGTATGGTACGCATATTCAATGCTGTCATCACATTAAAACCACGTCCAATAACGTTGTGACTAAACTCTACTTACGAATGCAAATTTCCATACTAAATcaaggaaataaaattgatttagaaCATTCATAAATGAATTTAAGTATAATGATCTTCTCAAAACAGcacaagtatatatatatatatatatatatatatcactgAGAACAGAATAGGTACCAGCATCTCTATAGCGCTCTTCAACAGCAGCAATCAGCATGTTCCTCACGAGATTGAACTCTTTAGCTTCAACACAAGGCTGACCACTAGGCCTGAAAACAAAAgctttaaattaaactattttttctaatcaaaTGAAGCCGAGTCCCAAATAGCTGTTGATAGAATAAGGGGCCATTATTCTGTCCACATCAATTTGTGAAAGCAGAACTTTGTTCTGCACAGTTCAAATCTTCAGATCAACTTCTATGCACATCTAAAAGGTTGCACAAACTTAAACTATCAAGCATAATGCGCTTCAGTCTGATAACGTTTTTGGATCCAACATAGATGGTACACTACCACTATGACCAgttaaattatcataaaagaaTTGTTTACGTATGTGCAGATataagcagaaattggaaaaggatgaattaaaggaaaaatatcaatattattcatttaagAATAAAACAGTTGCAAAATTTTACTTGAGTTTCCTTTTCCTACAAGACAATAAATCATCTATAGaattttatgtaattattttattaaaaacatttgataaaGCTTATTTCATCAGTTTATTCTTCTATACATATAGTCTCTGCTCTATCATAGTCTATCAAGTATAATGGATGactcaataatttaaaatgctggcttacaaatatgaaaaatactCAAGTACAGAGAAAATCCTCACATTATACATACCCTCCATATTTTGTAGGACCAAGGCACCGCCTTGTCCATGTttctaagaaaataattagtaCTAAAGAAAGTGAGActgaaaagttatttattaCCTATCCAGTTCAGTGAATAATAAACCATCCGTAGCCAGAGCCTGAGTTGACAGCTTCCCACTTTCAACAACTCTCATACCATCACTGAATGCAAGATACTTGTTCACTTGAATTGGCACCTAGATCAATTGCAAGAAGTGATACGATTCAGATACCACAGCACATAATCACgcccaaattttgaaatacatCTAAATACAACTCATACAAATGTAAAGAGGCATCCTATAACCAATAGCAAACGAGCTAATTACCCagaaagtcaaaatatttatgcacTTGCAGGCAATTCAATGCCACTAACTGAAATATTTCAACAGTTCTTTTGGCCACTTAAGGAAGTAGTTGACCTGAGTCTCCATTCTCAACCAACAAAAGGCATGCAGGAAATTGTTTTAAGTTACCTGGCATCGGACTGCAATGTTTATTGCATCTGAAGGTCGGAGATCAAAGCTGAGGCAGTCGGTCTCACAGCCAATCTGAAACacacaatttttatttcttaaacttACCTAAGAGAAAGATAAAGAATCCAGAAGGAGAAATTTATACATGCCTTTGAGAGGTATAACTGAGCAAAATATGCCTCATGTACTCTCTTTGTGACCCTTACAAGTTTGACCTGCATCGATaagtgaattattttttattaacattaGAAAGAGGGCATATCCCACTTAAGCTTTACAAAAACATATGCTATAGATATACAGCAAGGtagacttaaaagaaaaggtgggaaaatagaaaaatgaatcaaagCATACTTCATAGCCCATCTTGTCAATCATCTCCTTTACCACTTGATACATAGTTGGTCTAGCCTgaaaccaaataataataactgtTAGAAATCCCTTTTGAATAGAATATCATGTTGCTACCTTaatttcacaaattaaaagaaattcaaattccaacaaattttgttCTCTCTCAAGAGAAGACAAAGAAGACATACAATTGGAACATTGCGCACAGCAGCCATAAGCAACACACTCGGCATTTCCACTGCAAAAGATGAAATGTTAACAGGgacaaataaatatacaaattcgTCAATAATATTAAGCTGATGTATGATTATGTGAAAGTCAATGATAAAATGTTGACAGGGGACACAACAATAATCAAATTGGTTCAGTAATATTAAGTTCATGTAAGAAACTATAGTTCACTAAGACATACACACGATTatgggaagaagaagaccaGTTCCATCTTCCATCTTCAACACAATTGCAGGATGTGGAGCATAATCAGGCAGATGCCCGCCATGAGGGTTGTTGTGAACACACCTTAAGTGCCTACCATCCCTCATTTTAATCACGAA of the Cucumis sativus cultivar 9930 chromosome 3, Cucumber_9930_V3, whole genome shotgun sequence genome contains:
- the LOC101206073 gene encoding agamous-like MADS-box protein AGL62, which produces MEKLNTIPMKKTLGRQKIEIKKLEKKSSKQVTFSKRRAGLFKKAGELSVLCGAEVAIIVFSPNDKLFCFGHPDVDVLLDRYLTGNLSPPKPAESYIPVAEFNRDFADCALEFEAEKKRAAELIRAAEDSRKNGGFWWQEAVEGLRLEELKDFRSALMDLRAKVAERVEKLTAVRIGGPLLPALPPPPQPMTSSSFHLIGNHQELPPPTAFHLAGNQRVATGLGFF
- the LOC101220382 gene encoding bifunctional nuclease 1, with translation MGSLQGPVVCPTICAKQAGFCSLPINRSLMAFSFRRGQLWGFTGINGLNAKLPAISLKRCTRKCKTLRCSFSSSSDDNGSTAENFNEKNEEYVESSVVEAVEVKSGADGFVIKMRDGRHLRCVHNNPHGGHLPDYAPHPAIVLKMEDGTGLLLPIIVLEMPSVLLMAAVRNVPIARPTMYQVVKEMIDKMGYEVKLVRVTKRVHEAYFAQLYLSKIGCETDCLSFDLRPSDAINIAVRCQVPIQVNKYLAFSDGMRVVESGKLSTQALATDGLLFTELDRPSGQPCVEAKEFNLVRNMLIAAVEERYRDAAQWRDKLNLLRARRNLA
- the LOC101205839 gene encoding AAA-ATPase At3g50940; the protein is MISSFVTNIHSQHNSGKMMAIPQEFLPSPKTIPSLMASLTASAVLFRTFYNELIPDAVRDYFVSRLHDFYTRFSSQLIIVIEELDGLTVNQMFDAANVYLGTKVSSSTRRIKVHKPQKEKELAVTIDRNQELIDIFQGVNFKWVLVSSRIERPISSKNRNANVHEHSDVRHFELSFHKKHREMALRFYLPHILREANTIGDEKKAMKLHTIDYNGTHYWGSIDLNHPATFDTIAMNPETKKALIDDLNTFIERKEYYRRVGRAWKRGYLLYGPPGTGKSSLIAAMANYLKFDIYDMDLKEVQYNSDLRRLLIGTGNRSILVIEDIDCSIELQDRSSDSKNQTKSTEDEKITLSGLLNFIDGLWSSCGDERIVVFTTNHMDRLDPALLRPGRMDMHLHMSYCDFGGFKILAYNYLLIQEHPLFEKIKEFLNKVEATPAELAGELMKSDDTISSLQGIIQLLHDKQEKTRLSDLRINSGKA